Proteins encoded by one window of Drosophila melanogaster chromosome X:
- the nullo gene encoding nullo, which produces MGSTHSAEKVKSVEDSTSPANPGIFCTPLPGFISNIQRLVLRKLSISARKQKRLNKRSKHLLRPMPRCSSFGSCGTLLTPTKKSASNIADRRYAQWKCSFEHLAQKQPRLHDISEAMTGQTTPRGFPSHTDPKRCLMVMDSSSPESPLYDMVGGQKVRRRLSLRSHALVRRPSARQKAEQAKLDAQFQRDLRDLEDYYGGFHFAQRRERLVKV; this is translated from the coding sequence ATGGGCAGCACACATTCCGCTGAGAAGGTAAAGAGCGTCGAGGACTCGACCAGTCCTGCAAATCCTGGCATCTTCTGCACTCCCCTGCCCGGTTTTATAAGCAACATCCAGAGACTCGTCCTCCGCAAACTGAGCATCTCGGccagaaaacaaaagcgaCTAAACAAGCGCTCCAAGCATCTCCTGCGCCCCATGCCACGCTGCTCGTCCTTCGGATCCTGCGGCACCCTACTGACGCCCACCAAGAAGTCCGCATCCAACATAGCCGATCGCCGCTACGCCCAATGGAAGTGCAGTTTCGAGCATCTGGCCCAAAAGCAGCCGCGTCTCCATGACATCAGCGAGGCCATGACCGGACAGACCACACCACGCGGCTTCCCCTCCCACACGGATCCCAAGAGGTGTCTGATGGTTATGGACTCCAGTTCGCCGGAGTCACCGCTCTACGACATGGTCGGTGGGCAGAAAGTTCGCCGCCGCCTGAGTCTGCGCAGCCACGCCCTTGTGCGACGCCCATCAGCCCGCCAGAAGGCCGAACAGGCCAAGCTGGACGCCCAGTTTCAGCGGGATCTGCGCGATCTGGAGGATTACTACGGTGGATTCCACTTTGCCCAGCGCCGCGAGCGATTGGTGAAGGTTTAA